Proteins encoded within one genomic window of Trichoderma asperellum chromosome 2, complete sequence:
- a CDS encoding uncharacterized protein (EggNog:ENOG41~TransMembrane:3 (o28-49i70-90o102-121i)), producing MHTHSPRLALTTPATRSSIMASLRRLPLAYRLFFLYLEPISALVGAFFTHFRQQRYLELLNSATAPARHVPLSTSVAMSQLANMYFFFAINEALVLRSTRDLRVWRAVLLMLLIADLGHLYSMKELGPGIYYDVAGWNAGHVGNVPWVYAGATMRCCFLAGVGL from the coding sequence ATGCACACTCACTCACCGAGACTTGCCCTTACAACGCCAGCAacccgcagcagcatcatggctTCTCTACGCAGACTCCCTCTTGCATaccgcctcttcttcctctatcTCGAGCCCATCTCCGCCCTGGTTGGCGCATTCTTCACCCACTTCCGCCAGCAGCGCTACCTCGAGCTCCTAAACAGCGCAACCGCGCCCGCCAGGCACGTCCCGCTGAGCACCTCCGTAGCCATGTCTCAGCTCGCAAACAtgtacttcttcttcgccatcaaCGAGGCACTCGTTCTGCGGTCAACCAGGGACTTGCGCGTCTGGCGTGCCGttctgctgatgctgctgattgCGGACCTGGGCCATTTGTACTCCATGAAGGAGCTGGGCCCGGGCATCTACTACGACGTCGCGGGCTGGAATGCCGGCCATGTTGGTAACGTGCCCTGGGTCTACGCGGGGGCCACGATGAGATGCTGCTTTCTGGCCGGCGTTGGCCTGTGA